The following are encoded together in the Neomonachus schauinslandi chromosome 15, ASM220157v2, whole genome shotgun sequence genome:
- the UNC119 gene encoding protein unc-119 homolog A isoform X1 → MKVKKGGGGAGTGAESAPGASGPSVEPKPELQLQAESESGSESEPEAGLGPRPGPLQRKQPIGPEDVLGLQRITGDYLCSPEENIYKIDFIRFKIRDMDSGTVLFEIKKPPASERLPINRRDLDPNAGRFVRYQFTPAFLRLRQVGATVEFTVGDKPVNNFRMIERHYFRNQLLKSFDFHFGFCIPSSKNTCEHIYDFPPLSEELINEMIRHPYETQSDSFYFVDDRLVMHNKADYSYSGTP, encoded by the exons ATGAAGGTGAAGAAGGGCGGCGGCGGGGCTGGGACGGGGGCGGAGTCCGCTCCAGGGGCCTCCGGCCCGAGCGTGGAGCCCAAGCCCGAGCTGCAGCTGCAGGCGGAATCCGAGTCCGGGTCCGAGTCGGAGCCGGAGGCTGGCCTGGGGCCCAGACCGGGGCCGCTGCAGAGGAAGCAGCCGATCGGGCCAGAGGACGTGCTGGGGCTGCAGCGGATCACGGGCG ACTACCTGTGCTCCCCCGAGGAGAATATCTACAAGATCGACTTTATCAGGTTCAAGATTCGAGACATGGACTCAGGCACTGTCCTCTTTGAAATCAAGAAGCCCCCAGCCTCAG AGCGGTTGCCCATCAACCGGCGGGACCTGGACCCCAATGCTGGGCGCTTTGTCCGCTACCAGTTCACACCTGCCTTCCTCCGCCTGAGGCAGGTGGGAGCCAC GGTGGAGTTCACAGTGGGAGACAAGCCTGTCAACAACTTCCGCATGATTGAGAGGCACTACTTTCGCAACCAGCTCCTCAAAAGTTTTGACTTCCACTTTGGCTTCTGCATCCCCAGCAGCAAGAACACCTGCGAGCACATCTACGacttcccccctctctctgagGAGCTGA TCAACGAGATGATCCGTCACCCATATGAAACACAGTCTGACAGCTTCTACTTCGTGGATGACCGGCTGGTGATGCACAACAAAGCAGACTATTCCTACAGTGGAACGCCCTGA
- the UNC119 gene encoding protein unc-119 homolog A isoform X2 — MDSGTVLFEIKKPPASERLPINRRDLDPNAGRFVRYQFTPAFLRLRQVGATVEFTVGDKPVNNFRMIERHYFRNQLLKSFDFHFGFCIPSSKNTCEHIYDFPPLSEELINEMIRHPYETQSDSFYFVDDRLVMHNKADYSYSGTP, encoded by the exons ATGGACTCAGGCACTGTCCTCTTTGAAATCAAGAAGCCCCCAGCCTCAG AGCGGTTGCCCATCAACCGGCGGGACCTGGACCCCAATGCTGGGCGCTTTGTCCGCTACCAGTTCACACCTGCCTTCCTCCGCCTGAGGCAGGTGGGAGCCAC GGTGGAGTTCACAGTGGGAGACAAGCCTGTCAACAACTTCCGCATGATTGAGAGGCACTACTTTCGCAACCAGCTCCTCAAAAGTTTTGACTTCCACTTTGGCTTCTGCATCCCCAGCAGCAAGAACACCTGCGAGCACATCTACGacttcccccctctctctgagGAGCTGA TCAACGAGATGATCCGTCACCCATATGAAACACAGTCTGACAGCTTCTACTTCGTGGATGACCGGCTGGTGATGCACAACAAAGCAGACTATTCCTACAGTGGAACGCCCTGA